A stretch of Mucilaginibacter terrae DNA encodes these proteins:
- a CDS encoding RagB/SusD family nutrient uptake outer membrane protein, with translation MKNILTKILLPVIIVLGSGSLSSCKKYLERSPLADIEETDPYKNFRNFQGFTEELYNCLPLLSVNQSHNSFNLGEDEFWELGETRLISYHIDQGNYLAWTGTLYNFLGPGGNPTVGIGTDTHRNKGNLWGLSWYAIRKANVGLANLDKLTEATQEEKDLIAGQLYFFRGFYHFCLMQYWGGLPYVDQVFPTDEVIKISRLSYQATADRAAADLKKAADLLPVHWDLTTVGQQTSGNNNQRINKIMALGFLAKNYLFAGSPLMNRESTGSSTYNADYCKKAADVFAQMLQLIESTQRYELAPYSQIRDVIYTFNQNGKTPGLKEAIMLENLTEAAGRWRWNQVTDYRPITILPNGIKVYPTANYVDYYGMANGLPIPDPEKADPESGYDPAYPWRNRDPRFYNDIMIDGEKCVSGAQSVNNNEFRQYASLFSGGLFRTADGNKKVWTGYMNSKLTAKLLNDFDGYRENNTLILSLMRLADVYLMYAEATANGYGTPQSIAPGYTLTALAAVNKIRNRAGVPNIAAKYQGSTTEFMSELRRERAVELAFEGHRFNDLRRWLLLTQRPYTYKKSIEFDRATPNAQIYADPRNARVNNYREVVLFERQLGERHYWLPFRLEDVNMYKEFKQNPGW, from the coding sequence ATGAAAAATATCTTAACTAAAATTTTGTTGCCTGTTATCATCGTATTGGGCAGCGGCTCACTTAGTTCATGTAAAAAGTACCTCGAAAGATCGCCATTGGCCGACATTGAGGAAACCGACCCCTATAAGAACTTCCGCAATTTTCAGGGCTTTACCGAGGAGTTGTATAACTGTCTTCCGCTACTGAGTGTAAATCAGTCTCACAACTCATTTAACCTGGGCGAAGATGAGTTTTGGGAACTTGGCGAAACCCGTTTAATATCATACCATATTGACCAGGGCAATTATCTTGCCTGGACTGGTACTTTATATAATTTCCTTGGGCCGGGAGGTAACCCTACCGTAGGCATAGGAACAGATACCCACAGAAACAAAGGAAACTTGTGGGGCTTATCATGGTATGCCATACGCAAAGCGAATGTTGGGCTTGCCAATTTAGATAAGCTAACCGAAGCCACGCAGGAAGAAAAAGACCTTATAGCCGGCCAATTGTACTTTTTCAGGGGCTTCTATCACTTCTGTTTAATGCAGTACTGGGGCGGGCTTCCATATGTTGATCAGGTTTTCCCTACAGACGAGGTTATTAAAATATCACGTCTTAGTTATCAGGCTACTGCCGACAGGGCGGCGGCCGATTTAAAGAAAGCAGCTGATTTGCTGCCCGTACACTGGGATTTAACCACCGTGGGGCAACAAACAAGCGGCAATAACAACCAGCGGATCAATAAAATAATGGCTTTGGGCTTTTTGGCCAAAAATTACCTGTTTGCAGGCAGCCCTTTAATGAACAGGGAATCAACCGGTAGCAGCACTTATAATGCAGATTACTGTAAGAAAGCAGCTGATGTATTTGCCCAAATGCTTCAGTTAATTGAATCAACCCAACGTTATGAGTTGGCGCCGTATTCACAAATACGCGACGTAATTTACACCTTCAACCAAAATGGTAAAACGCCGGGGCTGAAAGAAGCTATTATGCTGGAGAACCTTACCGAGGCAGCCGGACGCTGGCGCTGGAACCAGGTGACCGATTATCGTCCTATTACCATATTGCCAAATGGTATAAAGGTTTACCCCACAGCCAATTATGTTGATTATTATGGTATGGCCAACGGCTTACCTATTCCCGACCCGGAAAAGGCTGACCCTGAAAGCGGCTATGATCCGGCGTACCCTTGGCGTAACCGCGACCCTCGTTTTTATAACGATATAATGATCGATGGTGAAAAATGCGTGTCGGGCGCGCAAAGTGTTAACAATAACGAATTCAGGCAGTATGCAAGTCTTTTTAGCGGCGGCCTGTTCCGTACGGCCGATGGTAATAAAAAAGTTTGGACCGGTTATATGAATTCCAAATTAACAGCCAAACTGCTGAATGATTTTGACGGGTACCGCGAAAACAACACACTTATATTAAGCTTAATGCGACTGGCTGATGTGTACCTGATGTATGCCGAGGCAACGGCCAATGGATACGGTACCCCTCAAAGTATAGCCCCCGGTTATACGCTTACTGCATTAGCAGCGGTAAATAAAATTCGTAACCGTGCCGGTGTACCCAATATAGCTGCTAAATACCAGGGTTCAACCACCGAATTTATGAGCGAGTTACGCCGCGAGCGTGCCGTTGAACTGGCGTTTGAAGGCCACCGTTTTAACGACTTACGCCGCTGGTTGCTTTTAACGCAACGCCCTTATACCTATAAAAAATCCATCGAGTTTGACAGGGCTACGCCTAACGCTCAGATATACGCCGATCCGCGCAATGCACGCGTAAATAACTACAGGGAGGTAGTATTATTTGAAAGACAATTGGGTGAAAGGCACTACTGGTTACCGTTCAGGTTAGAGGATGTGAACATGTACAAGGAGTTTAAACAGAATCCAGGTTGGTAA
- a CDS encoding RagB/SusD family nutrient uptake outer membrane protein, whose protein sequence is MKLKIITFGLALLSMASCKKILDPEPENLKTLDQMYNDANFAQGFLMNAYRTIPTYYDNSDYATDDAVTNLLNNTYLQIATGSWTASNNPTSVWNQSYEGTQYINLFLENSNKVKWAADPEASKLFNLRMRGEAFGLRALYLYFLLRNHGGIASNGQLTGVPILTEYQSGQANYNIPRASFDACVKQIHKDLDSAELYLPVEYNDIATGVAVPDRFKPYTQNRETYNRVMGQTARLLFNGLIAKAFRARVALLAASPAFQNSSNTTTWANAADYAGAVIDYKGGVNGLPANGWTYFTNTAEIDAVGSGVNPPEMLWRENIVTNDGTQEGLHFPPTLFGSGNMNPTQNLVDAFPMANGYPINHVSANYNAAAPYANRDPRFARYIIYDGSTAGVSNAVIRTGSLSGTDNGINTRSTSTRTGYYMKKRLRMDVNRNPNSLTGKNHYNPRIRYTEMYLDYAEAANEAYGPSGTGTRSYSAYDVIKAIRKRSLNLNTDPYLEECRADQVKMRELIRNERRIELCFESFRFWDLRRWKVDLPKLNEITRGLDVNAGVYTPFNVETRNYQSYMYYGPIPNSEVLKYNQLIQNQGWR, encoded by the coding sequence ATGAAACTTAAGATAATTACTTTCGGATTGGCTCTGCTGTCTATGGCAAGTTGCAAGAAGATATTAGACCCCGAGCCCGAGAACCTCAAGACGCTTGATCAGATGTATAACGATGCAAATTTTGCACAAGGATTTCTGATGAATGCTTACCGAACCATACCTACTTATTACGATAACTCTGATTATGCCACAGATGATGCCGTAACTAACTTACTTAACAATACGTATTTACAAATAGCCACCGGTTCATGGACGGCATCTAATAACCCAACTTCGGTATGGAACCAGTCATACGAAGGAACGCAGTACATCAACCTGTTTTTGGAAAACTCAAACAAAGTAAAATGGGCGGCCGACCCTGAGGCATCAAAGCTGTTTAACCTGCGCATGCGGGGAGAGGCTTTTGGCTTGCGGGCACTCTACTTGTACTTTTTGCTGCGTAACCACGGCGGTATTGCAAGTAATGGGCAGCTTACCGGAGTGCCTATACTTACCGAATACCAAAGCGGGCAAGCGAATTATAATATTCCCCGTGCCAGTTTTGACGCCTGCGTAAAGCAAATTCATAAGGATTTGGATAGCGCCGAGCTTTATTTGCCGGTTGAATATAATGATATTGCCACTGGCGTAGCTGTGCCCGATCGCTTTAAGCCTTATACCCAAAATCGCGAAACTTACAACCGCGTAATGGGGCAAACGGCCAGGCTGTTGTTCAACGGATTGATTGCTAAGGCATTCAGGGCAAGAGTGGCGCTGTTGGCGGCAAGTCCGGCTTTTCAAAACAGCTCTAACACAACTACCTGGGCAAATGCGGCTGATTATGCAGGAGCAGTAATTGATTATAAAGGCGGCGTGAACGGCTTGCCCGCAAACGGCTGGACATACTTTACCAACACTGCCGAAATTGATGCAGTAGGAAGCGGCGTTAACCCACCCGAAATGCTTTGGCGCGAGAACATTGTAACCAATGATGGCACGCAGGAGGGTTTACATTTTCCGCCAACCTTGTTTGGTAGTGGCAACATGAATCCAACACAAAACCTGGTAGATGCCTTTCCTATGGCTAACGGTTATCCAATTAATCATGTTAGTGCAAATTACAATGCTGCAGCACCGTATGCAAACAGAGATCCACGATTTGCCAGGTACATTATTTATGATGGAAGCACTGCTGGTGTATCAAACGCGGTTATACGTACAGGCAGCCTCTCGGGTACCGATAACGGTATTAATACCAGGAGCACCTCAACCCGTACCGGCTATTACATGAAAAAGCGGTTGCGGATGGATGTAAACCGTAACCCCAATTCTTTAACCGGTAAAAATCACTACAATCCGCGCATTCGCTATACCGAGATGTACCTTGATTATGCCGAAGCTGCTAATGAGGCTTATGGACCATCTGGAACCGGAACAAGATCTTACTCGGCCTATGATGTCATCAAAGCAATACGCAAAAGATCATTAAACTTAAATACCGACCCATACCTGGAAGAGTGCCGGGCAGATCAGGTTAAAATGCGTGAATTGATACGCAATGAACGTCGCATTGAACTGTGTTTCGAGAGCTTCCGTTTTTGGGACCTTCGCCGTTGGAAAGTTGATTTGCCTAAGCTAAACGAAATAACTCGTGGACTTGATGTAAATGCCGGGGTATACACGCCTTTTAATGTGGAAACCCGTAATTACCAAAGCTATATGTACTATGGCCCAATCCCTAACTCCGAAGTTTTAAAGTACAACCAGCTCATACAAAATCAGGGCTGGAGATAA
- a CDS encoding SusC/RagA family TonB-linked outer membrane protein, with product MAGAHAQEKQDSLVNVAFRTVAKDDLLGGVSTVNVAELLKKNYAVGSLDNLQSLVSGYTGNIWGQAPLILVDGIPRRATDVRMVEVQSITVLKGASAVVLYGSTAAKGAVLITTKRGSIKPLTIDVRANTGLFVPKGYPKYLNSADYMTLYNEALTNDGIPTSGAGYSQDVINNTRAGTNPYRYPDVDFFSSEYLKKTYFRSDLTTEVSGGNDVARYYTNIGLTYNNSLVKYGEQKNNNDFAFNVRGNVDMNIAKWLSASADAVAISTSNYVGRGNFWGATSTVAPNFNRFSPLIPISMLDPNNPALQTIVNNSNHIIDGKFLLGGQSTNPTNVFSDMLAAGYIKTKSSTFLYNLNLKADLGSILKGLSFKTGTSMDYSSLYSEGYTLPYATYRPTWSTVNGQDIITALERFGEDKNSTNEFVGRSTYTQTMSFKSQFDYDRTFAQDHQVKATVLGWWYKTQFSSDIDNEGGSDYQPILNTNLGFQATYNFRKKYYVDFSGALVHSAKLPPGKRDAISPTVTLGWRISEEKFVKDNLSFIDNFKINGSYASVNQDLDVTGYRANNTAEPVDYYLYQGYYSNTATFGGWYQWRDNVAGGRTTLSGQADNRDLTFIKRNEFRFGFDGSLFKNLISVEANYFSQTTDGLLARGLTIYPSYFSGSGDFRPWINFGKEKHTGFDFAVNLNNKIGQVHYSLGVTGMFYKSNVVRRDETPEQDYLARTGKPLDAYFGFISEGLFQSQAEIDNSPRQTFGAVKPGDIKYKDVNGDGTIDNRDQVDLGRNGWAAAPFNYGVNLTVKWKNLSLFALGAGNTGAIGFKNSSYYWVGGSTKYSEIVQGRWTEATKNSATYPRLTTTSNNNFRNSTYWMYKTNRFDVRRVQLTYDFKSEMFLKSFVHGLSVYVQGDNLFVFSKERELMETNIGTAPQTRFFNIGAKASF from the coding sequence ATGGCAGGAGCTCACGCACAGGAAAAACAGGACAGTTTGGTAAATGTAGCATTCCGAACGGTAGCCAAAGATGACCTGCTTGGCGGTGTATCAACAGTTAACGTAGCCGAACTGTTAAAGAAAAACTATGCAGTAGGTAGTTTAGATAACTTGCAAAGCCTGGTAAGCGGTTATACCGGCAACATTTGGGGCCAGGCGCCGCTAATATTGGTTGATGGTATACCTCGCCGCGCTACCGATGTACGTATGGTTGAGGTACAATCTATTACCGTGTTGAAAGGTGCCAGCGCAGTAGTATTGTATGGCAGTACCGCTGCAAAAGGAGCGGTATTAATTACCACCAAACGCGGCAGCATTAAACCCTTAACTATTGATGTACGCGCCAATACGGGTTTGTTTGTGCCTAAGGGCTATCCAAAATACCTAAACTCGGCCGATTATATGACCTTGTATAACGAAGCCCTTACTAACGACGGTATACCAACCTCGGGCGCTGGATATAGCCAGGATGTAATTAATAATACCCGGGCAGGCACTAACCCGTACCGGTACCCTGATGTTGATTTTTTTAGCTCGGAGTATTTAAAGAAAACCTATTTCCGGTCAGATCTAACCACAGAAGTATCAGGTGGAAATGATGTAGCGCGCTACTACACCAATATTGGTTTGACTTATAACAACAGCCTGGTAAAATACGGAGAGCAAAAAAACAATAACGATTTTGCTTTTAATGTAAGGGGAAACGTTGATATGAACATTGCCAAATGGTTAAGCGCCTCGGCCGATGCTGTGGCCATAAGCACAAGCAATTATGTTGGCAGGGGCAACTTTTGGGGGGCAACTTCAACAGTAGCGCCAAATTTTAACAGGTTTTCGCCGCTCATTCCTATCAGCATGCTCGATCCTAACAATCCGGCATTGCAAACCATTGTAAACAACAGTAATCATATTATCGATGGTAAGTTTTTGCTTGGTGGTCAAAGCACTAATCCAACCAACGTATTTTCTGATATGCTGGCCGCAGGTTACATCAAAACTAAATCAAGCACATTCCTGTACAACCTAAATTTAAAAGCCGATTTAGGTTCGATACTGAAAGGGTTAAGTTTTAAAACCGGTACCAGTATGGATTATTCCTCTTTATATTCGGAGGGCTACACACTACCTTATGCAACCTACCGGCCAACATGGTCAACCGTTAACGGGCAGGACATAATCACAGCATTAGAACGTTTTGGTGAAGATAAAAATTCCACTAACGAATTTGTGGGCAGGTCTACCTACACACAAACCATGTCGTTCAAATCGCAGTTTGATTACGACCGCACTTTTGCACAAGACCATCAGGTAAAGGCAACCGTGTTGGGTTGGTGGTATAAAACCCAATTCTCCAGTGATATTGATAATGAAGGGGGAAGTGACTATCAACCCATCCTTAATACCAACTTAGGTTTTCAGGCTACCTATAACTTCCGCAAAAAGTACTATGTAGATTTTTCGGGCGCACTGGTACATTCAGCCAAATTACCTCCCGGCAAACGTGATGCCATATCACCCACAGTAACACTCGGATGGCGTATAAGCGAAGAGAAGTTTGTAAAGGATAACCTATCATTTATAGATAACTTTAAAATAAACGGCTCATACGCTTCCGTTAATCAGGATTTAGATGTTACAGGCTATCGTGCAAATAACACCGCCGAGCCGGTTGATTATTACCTGTATCAAGGCTATTACAGCAACACTGCCACATTTGGCGGCTGGTACCAATGGCGCGATAACGTAGCCGGTGGACGTACAACCCTTTCGGGCCAGGCAGATAACAGGGATTTAACCTTTATTAAGCGTAACGAGTTCAGATTTGGATTTGACGGGTCGTTATTTAAAAACCTCATCTCGGTAGAGGCCAATTATTTTTCGCAAACTACTGATGGGCTGCTTGCCCGCGGTTTAACCATTTACCCGTCTTACTTTTCAGGTTCGGGAGATTTTCGCCCCTGGATAAACTTTGGTAAAGAAAAACATACCGGTTTTGATTTTGCAGTAAACCTGAACAATAAAATTGGACAGGTGCACTACTCACTTGGTGTTACCGGTATGTTTTACAAATCAAATGTGGTAAGAAGAGACGAAACGCCTGAACAAGACTACCTGGCCCGTACAGGTAAGCCTTTAGATGCTTATTTCGGTTTCATTAGCGAAGGATTGTTCCAGAGCCAGGCTGAAATTGATAATTCGCCAAGGCAAACATTTGGTGCGGTAAAACCCGGCGACATTAAATACAAAGATGTTAACGGCGACGGCACCATTGATAACCGCGACCAGGTTGACCTTGGTCGCAACGGCTGGGCAGCTGCACCTTTCAACTATGGGGTTAACCTTACCGTTAAATGGAAAAACCTATCGTTGTTTGCGTTAGGTGCCGGTAATACGGGTGCTATTGGTTTCAAAAACAGCTCATACTATTGGGTTGGTGGTAGTACTAAATACTCTGAGATTGTACAAGGCCGTTGGACCGAGGCAACTAAAAATTCAGCCACTTATCCGCGTTTAACCACAACCAGTAACAACAACTTCCGCAATTCAACTTATTGGATGTATAAAACCAACCGGTTTGATGTGCGCAGGGTACAACTTACCTATGATTTTAAATCAGAGATGTTCCTGAAATCTTTTGTTCATGGCTTGAGCGTGTATGTACAGGGTGATAACCTGTTTGTGTTCTCAAAAGAGCGCGAGTTAATGGAAACTAACATAGGTACAGCACCCCAAACCCGATTTTTTAATATAGGCGCAAAAGCTTCATTTTAA
- a CDS encoding DUF5627 domain-containing protein — MKINRILTRLVLGAGLLASCNKDAVFPDFDYSTVYFASQYPLRTVVLGEDLFVDNTLDNQRKISIKATLGGVYDSKQDVLIDFRVDESLLTNLFYSGGGSKIEAMPAQYYRLASNQITIPKGSILGGVEVQLTDAFFADPKALTRNYVIPLVMTKVAGADSILSGKATVTNPSRVVALNWSPAPKDYVLYGVKYVNPWHANYLRRGVDQITQANGTVSTSLRHAQYVENNQVVNAVTTSLKSVNLPLTIKNTSGTNVNVTLVLTFADNGTCTVTGNSTDFDIAGTGKFVSNGEKNSIGGSARSAIYLDYTLNYKVQNIKYATKDTLVVRDRGIKAEYFDVEKK, encoded by the coding sequence ATGAAAATCAATAGAATATTAACGAGATTAGTGTTAGGGGCAGGTTTACTGGCATCATGTAATAAGGATGCCGTATTTCCTGATTTTGATTATTCAACCGTATATTTTGCCAGCCAGTATCCTTTACGTACCGTTGTTTTGGGAGAGGATTTGTTTGTAGATAATACGTTAGACAATCAGCGCAAAATTTCTATTAAGGCCACTTTAGGGGGAGTTTATGACAGTAAACAGGATGTGCTGATCGACTTTAGGGTGGATGAAAGCCTGCTGACTAATCTGTTTTACAGTGGCGGCGGCTCTAAAATTGAAGCCATGCCTGCACAATACTATCGTTTGGCATCCAATCAGATCACCATACCTAAAGGCAGTATTTTAGGTGGGGTAGAGGTACAATTGACAGATGCTTTTTTTGCTGACCCCAAGGCGTTAACCCGCAATTATGTTATCCCTTTGGTAATGACTAAAGTTGCCGGAGCCGATTCTATATTGAGTGGAAAAGCAACGGTTACAAATCCGTCGCGCGTGGTGGCGTTAAATTGGTCGCCAGCCCCTAAAGATTATGTGTTGTATGGCGTTAAATATGTAAACCCATGGCATGCAAACTATTTACGTAGAGGTGTTGACCAAATTACCCAAGCTAATGGCACAGTAAGTACATCGCTTCGCCATGCCCAATACGTCGAAAATAACCAGGTGGTTAACGCAGTTACTACCTCGTTAAAAAGTGTGAACCTGCCACTTACTATTAAAAACACATCGGGCACTAATGTGAACGTAACTCTGGTTTTAACCTTTGCCGATAATGGAACCTGTACCGTAACCGGCAATTCCACCGATTTTGACATTGCCGGAACCGGTAAATTTGTTTCAAACGGAGAAAAGAACAGTATAGGTGGATCAGCTCGAAGTGCCATTTATCTCGATTACACACTAAATTATAAAGTGCAGAACATTAAATATGCTACTAAAGATACCTTAGTTGTAAGAGACAGAGGTATTAAAGCCGAATACTTTGACGTTGAGAAGAAGTAA